Part of the Paroedura picta isolate Pp20150507F chromosome 3, Ppicta_v3.0, whole genome shotgun sequence genome is shown below.
tgggttggggggggacgtgcactgtaatctgaggaggggtggccgcctccataaccgcgaccgccctctccatcagcctccttatcattcgaacttcctccacgctttcgcgtagtgagttgttcgagtctctaaggatggcacggaattttttgccctcctgggccacgagggagagcatcgcctggtctgcagcagcggcacgcctggactcctcctggcagtgctccaggatcctttctcccacactagtcaggacggagacgcaacgcagcctgccgcgttccctggccagcctctcctcagccgggagagcgcccctgggtggtgagccagctggctcgtcgtcttctgaaaggacctctgttggcaaaaaaagagaaacagaactgttagtaacaacgagacagtcaaaacccaccctggtgcacatggtggcctttcttggttacatattgttaaaccaagactcagaacaatgccaggggagcacatggttattgtttgtttgcccatggtggcctttcttggttacatgttaaaccaagactcagaacaatgccaggggagcacatggttattgtttgtttgcccatggtggcctttcttgcttacatgttaaaccaagactcagaacaatgccaggggagcacatggttattgtttgtttgcccatggtggcctttcttggttacatgttaaaccaagactcagaacaatgccaggggagcacatggttattgtttgtttgcccatggtggcctttcttgcttacatgttaaaccaagactcagaacaatgccaggggagcacaaaaatgaaaaggaagcacacagttattgcacacagacattgccctgcagccatggctcgaaaggaacagttcatgcacgctcaccatcttgtatctgtatccgcctgcgcagggcaggaggtccagccaccccacgctcctcctcctcctgtgtcccgggtataaaatctgaaaaaagggaaaaaagaacatgatttaggaccaaagtgtggcaaagcaagcttcaaaccctaaagcagcaacgttgagggactctcttctgtctcttggcagtgctgctgccctgcacaaacagaaaagcacaaagcagttaaacccccccccccttattgcaactgatacttaccaacatttgtggacgccccagaatcactgtcctctgctactgctgcaggggactcgaggaccaccgtcccaggcatctgtgtctctgtggacaagagcagaaaatagtgaaaaaggagcaagcatacaacctgaaccacacatcaaggtcccaaagtagtggctagagcgctgcagaaggcctatggctgaggcatgctgcaaaactgtttgggttgttggttaaacacaaccgttttaaaaagccacccaaagcaatccacaaacatcctatcatattatgcgttgcaa
Proteins encoded:
- the LOC143831343 gene encoding uncharacterized protein LOC143831343, whose protein sequence is MPGTVVLESPAAVAEDSDSGASTNVDFIPGTQEEEERGVAGPPALRRRIQIQDEVLSEDDEPAGSPPRGALPAEERLARERGRLRCVSVLTSVGERILEHCQEESRRAAAADQAMLSLVAQEGKKFRAILRDSNNSLRESVEEVRMIRRLMERAVAVMEAATPPQITVHVPPQPTPPPPPPAPTPPPPPPPAPTPPTPSQNAATQTRRRTVLGKRVVKPADKFSPS